The Acinetobacter pittii genome contains a region encoding:
- the tssF gene encoding type VI secretion system baseplate subunit TssF — protein MIEELLPFYEKQLQEFGQQSREFAQKYPKIAQRLSLNQEQIDDPHIERLIQAFSLISARIDKKLADSYDVFTRSLFEVMFPQYLRHFPACSVISFEDINKIKQLTEAHIVPAHTVLKSRSFKGVQCEFNTTQEVKLLPINLQALEFKSTPSAHMHLSQNATLTFKFEIFNHAHVCLINEKLPIYLDAISNFPLQVLDSIFKKGTTFAIKIGQKIVELDKNPFELTGFSEQESLLPLDQHTHHAYRLLMEYFCFPEKFNYLKLDLGFLNRLSLENSNFELLIHFKLNLNDQAVVRNYSELNVANFKLFTTPVINLFEKYAEPQKIVHKQLEYPLITDAHHPEFYQVYSITEMNMVREKTTQEESYVPVLPFFAMSHYHADTARFFYSVNYQKLQPNFVEMGYSIISKNLNPSSTRSDFISTKLLCSNRDLPHEALGQSNNILNLNDSSLARRAIVLKRPTKPYQFGQSQSEQWRVISHLSLNSLALMKGDAVSHIKELLALYNLPLSKENYLIIESIKHLEFSLTHKLVDGKPFPMFVRGVKAELQIDSSVFRGHSLYIFSQLLSRVFNLKVQINSFVDLVVKDYSSQQELYQCSQNVGGKTLL, from the coding sequence GTGATAGAAGAGCTTTTACCTTTTTACGAAAAACAACTACAGGAATTTGGTCAGCAATCTCGTGAATTTGCTCAAAAATATCCGAAAATTGCTCAGCGTTTATCTTTAAATCAAGAGCAGATTGATGATCCGCATATCGAACGTCTTATACAGGCATTTTCATTAATTTCGGCTCGTATTGATAAAAAGCTTGCTGATAGTTATGACGTATTTACACGTTCTTTATTTGAGGTGATGTTCCCTCAATACTTACGTCATTTTCCGGCTTGTTCAGTAATAAGTTTTGAAGATATAAATAAAATAAAACAGCTCACAGAAGCGCATATTGTTCCTGCTCACACAGTCTTGAAGTCACGTAGCTTTAAAGGGGTTCAGTGTGAGTTTAATACTACGCAAGAAGTCAAATTACTCCCTATAAATTTACAAGCGCTAGAGTTTAAAAGCACACCTAGTGCACACATGCATTTAAGTCAAAATGCGACTTTAACTTTTAAGTTTGAAATTTTTAATCATGCTCATGTATGTTTAATAAATGAAAAACTACCTATTTATTTAGATGCAATTTCTAATTTTCCACTTCAAGTACTAGACAGTATTTTTAAGAAGGGAACAACTTTTGCCATTAAAATAGGGCAGAAAATTGTTGAACTGGATAAAAATCCATTTGAGTTAACAGGTTTTTCCGAGCAAGAAAGTCTATTGCCACTCGATCAGCATACTCATCATGCTTATCGTTTGCTGATGGAGTATTTTTGTTTTCCTGAAAAATTTAATTATCTGAAACTCGATTTAGGTTTTTTAAATCGCTTATCTCTAGAAAATAGTAATTTTGAACTGCTTATACATTTTAAATTAAATTTAAATGATCAAGCTGTAGTGCGAAATTATTCTGAATTAAATGTCGCTAATTTTAAATTGTTTACTACACCAGTTATTAATTTATTTGAAAAATACGCTGAACCACAAAAAATTGTACATAAGCAATTAGAATATCCACTGATTACAGATGCTCATCATCCTGAGTTTTATCAGGTGTATTCAATTACTGAAATGAATATGGTTCGTGAAAAAACGACTCAAGAAGAGAGCTATGTTCCAGTGCTGCCTTTTTTTGCCATGAGTCATTATCATGCTGACACGGCACGTTTTTTCTATTCGGTGAATTATCAAAAGCTACAGCCCAATTTTGTCGAAATGGGTTATTCAATTATTTCTAAAAATTTAAATCCTTCGTCAACACGTTCGGATTTTATTAGCACAAAACTATTATGCTCAAATCGTGACTTGCCGCATGAAGCATTAGGACAGTCCAATAATATATTAAATCTAAATGATAGTAGTTTGGCTCGTCGTGCCATTGTTTTAAAAAGACCTACAAAACCTTATCAATTTGGTCAAAGTCAGAGTGAGCAGTGGCGTGTTATTTCACACCTTTCATTAAATAGTTTAGCTTTAATGAAAGGTGATGCGGTATCTCATATTAAAGAGTTACTTGCTTTATATAACTTACCTTTATCAAAAGAAAATTATCTAATTATTGAATCAATCAAACATCTCGAATTTTCACTCACTCATAAGCTTGTAGATGGAAAACCATTCCCAATGTTTGTAAGAGGGGTAAAAGCAGAATTACAGATTGATTCATCGGTATTTAGAGGACATAGCCTATACATTTTTAGCCAATTGTTAAGTCGTGTTTTTAATTTAAAGGTTCAAATTAATAGTTTTGTTGATTTGGTTGTTAAGGATTATTCATCTCAGCAGGAGTTATACCAATGCAGTCAGAACGTTGGTGGCAAGAC